One Nitrosopumilus piranensis genomic region harbors:
- a CDS encoding rhodanese-like domain-containing protein: MVSQPLWIAIVVGVFFVGLASSYAIFSATYDPVSMKFTTQEKFDQMMGNNPMMVQHWSSMSSQHQKQMGTMMQNGTMMQDQQMGTMMQSGTHDSMKKHESMHDVIMRAVGDSEMKQPVLDEMQRHHEIMFNLIEQAVDDPELKQQLQDKIQKYMDKSTVTNTDFAISADDLYAKMQQEELLFVIDIRDVEDYNQGHIEGSAKGSCDDHAKEKILPKMPTSVSVVLVGYDGVKAAETASMMAKMGLDVSYLEGGIESWDKGLVESNYDQKVSADALWNKLDSNQDIFLLDVREPEEVAETAISSSVNIPLGELYDSDRISEIPNDKEIVIICASGNRAVIASFALANEGYDYQILDGGMKGWNSYLEENNLPNF, from the coding sequence ATGGTAAGTCAACCATTATGGATTGCAATTGTAGTTGGAGTATTTTTTGTCGGATTGGCCTCCAGCTATGCCATATTTTCAGCAACCTATGATCCTGTTTCTATGAAGTTTACCACACAGGAAAAATTTGACCAAATGATGGGAAATAATCCTATGATGGTACAACATTGGAGCAGTATGTCATCTCAACACCAAAAGCAGATGGGAACCATGATGCAAAATGGAACCATGATGCAAGATCAACAAATGGGAACCATGATGCAAAGTGGTACGCATGATTCTATGAAAAAACATGAATCAATGCATGATGTGATAATGCGTGCTGTTGGTGATTCTGAAATGAAACAACCAGTTCTAGATGAAATGCAAAGACATCATGAAATTATGTTTAATTTGATTGAACAAGCAGTTGATGATCCTGAATTAAAACAACAACTGCAAGACAAAATCCAAAAATACATGGATAAATCTACTGTAACAAACACAGACTTTGCAATCTCAGCTGATGATTTGTATGCAAAAATGCAACAAGAAGAACTCTTGTTTGTAATTGACATTCGAGATGTAGAAGATTACAACCAAGGTCACATTGAAGGATCTGCAAAGGGATCCTGTGATGATCATGCAAAAGAAAAGATTTTGCCTAAAATGCCAACATCAGTTAGTGTCGTACTAGTTGGTTATGATGGTGTCAAAGCAGCAGAAACTGCTTCAATGATGGCCAAGATGGGATTAGATGTATCATATCTTGAAGGAGGTATTGAAAGCTGGGACAAAGGATTAGTAGAAAGTAACTATGATCAGAAAGTTTCAGCAGATGCTCTTTGGAACAAACTAGACTCAAACCAAGATATCTTCTTGCTTGATGTAAGAGAGCCTGAAGAAGTTGCAGAGACTGCAATTTCATCTAGTGTAAACATTCCATTGGGCGAACTCTATGATTCAGATAGAATTTCAGAGATTCCAAATGACAAAGAGATTGTGATTATCTGTGCTTCAGGAAATAGAGCAGTGATAGCATCATTTGCTTTGGCAAACGAAGGATATGATTATCAAATACTAGATGGTGGCATGAAAGGATGGAATTCCTACTTGGAAGAAAATAATCTTCCTAACTTCTAA
- a CDS encoding DsrE family protein: MKSILKYSISGTVLATLLVVAAISFHGGNYEADALIGAQSSSELGLEGERARMGLGTGYDDRLYVVHITSGDPNSQHQVHSSMMGIQHAKAFQSAGKDVIVFLDVDGVRIADEDRPTALTVQHEALKEFLNNGGRVIACEHCIGSFDVDNLLRGVEVDPHPYMPKIQKILSEVDVVLDY, from the coding sequence ATGAAATCAATTCTGAAATATTCCATTTCTGGAACTGTATTGGCTACTCTTTTGGTTGTTGCAGCAATATCATTCCATGGTGGAAATTATGAGGCAGATGCCCTAATTGGTGCTCAAAGTTCTTCTGAATTAGGACTAGAAGGTGAACGGGCACGAATGGGATTAGGCACTGGATATGATGATAGACTCTATGTTGTTCATATCACTAGTGGAGATCCTAACAGTCAACACCAAGTACATTCATCTATGATGGGCATTCAACATGCCAAGGCATTTCAAAGTGCTGGAAAAGATGTAATAGTTTTCTTGGATGTTGATGGTGTTCGCATTGCAGATGAAGACAGACCTACAGCCCTTACAGTTCAGCATGAAGCCCTAAAGGAATTTTTGAACAATGGTGGTAGGGTTATTGCATGTGAACATTGCATAGGAAGCTTTGATGTAGATAATCTTCTACGTGGTGTAGAAGTTGATCCTCATCCATACATGCCTAAAATTCAAAAAATACTATCCGAAGTTGATGTAGTGTTAGATTACTAA